The window GCGAAAACATCTGAGTCTTTACACTTCATGGTAAAAAACGCCTCCCAATAAGATATACTTTTTAAAACCGTATATACTAAATTTATTTTATTATGCCCTATTTCATGCAAAAAAACCACAGATATGAAAATCCATGGCTGATTTTATTCAAAGAAATTAGGATATCGATAATAGTAAGGCTGAGGCTTATGATATAATGGACGTCTTGATTTCCTTTTACTTCTTTTTCTACGTCTACCACATATTTCATTTAATAATAATACTTGAATAAGATGTCTTAACCATCGATAAGGTTTTCTACCATATTTAGGAGAGTTATTTACTCTGTGATTATATGGTCTATCATCCATATTCTCACGAAACTCATTCATGATATCGTCATCTTTTTCTACTTTTTCATAGATTTTATCAATGGTCATTTCAATGACTTCACGCTCTGGATATTCGTCGTACATATAGCTGCTACTATGGTCCATTGTATCACAGATTTCTTCAACGTAGTACTGTATGCGCTTGCATACTTCTGGATATAACGCTTTGAGTTTTTTCCTATCCCACTCATGCATACCCTGTTGATCTTCTTTTGGCATCTGCACGGGCACTTTCATTGGTTTATTATGCAATCGATTTTGATTATATTGATCATATCTTGGCTTTGGATACCTGTTTTGATTCTGGTTCGGATTCTGGTTGGGATTTTGGTTAAAACCGCCATTGTATCCGTAATTACCGTACCCAAAATTTTCTTCATTATCCTCATACATATTATAAGGCCTGTAAATTTCAAAAGGGTTCTTATATTTTTCCACAAAAAATCCTCCAAAATATATGTCAATATAAATATATGCATGTTGAAGGTACCTTGTTCTTCTTTCACGGAATAAATTACAATCCGTGCTATAAAATCTTCAAAGTAACAGGATGATTAGTAATCAATGGTTATAACAGGAATTGCCGCATAGAGATAGGTGACATCCTCTATATCATTATAGGTTAAAGCCAAATCCACGTTTATTTTTTCACCTTTTGAAACAATATGACCATCAATGTACTTAGAGTACCCGTAGATACTGTAGATGTCTTCTGTTAGAAATTGATCTTTTATGGTACACCCTATGGTTTTGGCTATACTTTCAACAATCTCCTCTGCTGCTTCACTATTCAATTTGCCTGGATGTTGACTGGTGATGGTCAAGTTATCGGTTGCATACACGTTGTAATTGGATAAGGTGTCTTTGATCTTATCCCGATAATAGAGTATACTGTTACATTTATCATGTAAGACAATATTCACCACAATGTAGTTTTCTACTTTTAAGCCATTGTTGGGCACTTCTTCTACTAACTCAACAACTTTGATGATGGTGTCTGCTTCTGTGGTGTTCTTCTCAATGGTATAGACTTTCTTTAACTCTTCTTGATAAAAATCATCCTCATACATGGGTTCTAAACCAATTTCGGAAGCAACTTGTTGTCCCAGCTGTTTCATGTCATCATTGGTCATGAAGCTTTTGCTATATTCACCCCATACGTGAAGGTCTGTCTCACTTAACTCAAAATCCGTCTCATTAAAAGCCGTTAATAAGCGTTTTTCGCCATTGATGGTCACTCTTTCAACGTTATTTACCATGACCAAGATAGCGACGATACATAGGATATATATCAGCTTTTTCCACATAAAAAATCCCCCTGTTCCAACCTTATTTTATCTTCAGAAAAGTTTCTGACGATCTTAGTTAAAGTATAGACACGGAGGGGGTTTTTTATTCATATAAATTGTGGTCAACCCTATTTAATCACTCACATGGTATTAGCGAATGGTATAACCTTTTAATAAAACCCGTGATAAGAGAGAGGCACACTGCTGTCTTGTTGCTTTCA is drawn from Vallitalea pronyensis and contains these coding sequences:
- a CDS encoding YwmB family TATA-box binding protein; the protein is MWKKLIYILCIVAILVMVNNVERVTINGEKRLLTAFNETDFELSETDLHVWGEYSKSFMTNDDMKQLGQQVASEIGLEPMYEDDFYQEELKKVYTIEKNTTEADTIIKVVELVEEVPNNGLKVENYIVVNIVLHDKCNSILYYRDKIKDTLSNYNVYATDNLTITSQHPGKLNSEAAEEIVESIAKTIGCTIKDQFLTEDIYSIYGYSKYIDGHIVSKGEKINVDLALTYNDIEDVTYLYAAIPVITIDY